The following are encoded in a window of Methanobrevibacter ruminantium M1 genomic DNA:
- the lonB gene encoding ATP-dependent protease LonB: protein MLDYESLSNTSEIEVPPLLIDQVIGHEESVETIKKAAKQRRNVLLIGDPGVGKSMLAKGMAELLPPEVLEDVLVYPNGEDSNYPLIRTVPAGQGKKIVKANKANAKSGDEKKMMITMFATAAIFVLGILYQRIFEAIIAALLVIFISMQIKPKANNMSPKLLVNNGDKRFAPFMDATGAHAGALLGDVRHDPYQSGGLGTPAHERVESGMIHKAHKGVLYIDEIGTMSMKTQQELLSAMQEKKYAITGQSENSSGAMVRSQAVPCDFVLVASGNIQVLEGMHIAMRSRIRGYGYGVFMKDYMEDTEENRKKLVQFVAQEVKNDGRIPHFATDALDEIILEAKRRAGRKNALTLRLRELGGLVRSSGDVAIEEGADLVTAEHVVTAKRFARTLEQQIVDRSIIQRKEYSVFHSSGGKIGMVNGLAVMGDRSGIVMPIAAEMAPANSKNEGKIIVTGKLGEIALDSVQNVSAIIKKYTQVDISNHDIHVQFLQSYDGVEGDSASVSITAAVISAVEGIPIDQSIALTGSLSVRGDVMPIGGATAKIEAAAEAGIKKVLLPKSNMEDVMLEKKYEDMIEIVPIETIEDVLENILINGSKKEKLINKNERNQWSSHKQGLY from the coding sequence ATGCTTGATTACGAATCTCTTTCAAATACCTCTGAAATTGAAGTTCCTCCACTTCTCATCGACCAGGTCATAGGTCATGAGGAATCTGTGGAAACAATTAAAAAAGCAGCAAAGCAAAGAAGAAATGTTCTTCTTATTGGTGATCCGGGTGTAGGTAAGTCAATGCTCGCTAAAGGAATGGCTGAGTTATTGCCTCCTGAAGTCTTAGAAGACGTATTGGTTTATCCAAACGGGGAAGACAGTAATTATCCATTGATTAGGACAGTCCCTGCAGGTCAGGGCAAAAAGATAGTCAAGGCAAACAAGGCCAATGCAAAAAGCGGCGATGAGAAGAAGATGATGATCACCATGTTTGCAACTGCAGCTATCTTTGTTCTTGGAATCCTATACCAAAGAATATTTGAAGCTATCATTGCTGCATTGCTTGTAATATTTATTTCCATGCAAATCAAGCCTAAGGCAAATAACATGTCTCCTAAATTATTGGTAAACAACGGAGATAAAAGATTTGCACCATTCATGGATGCTACTGGTGCTCATGCCGGCGCATTGCTCGGTGATGTAAGGCACGACCCTTACCAATCTGGAGGTCTTGGAACCCCTGCACACGAACGTGTTGAAAGCGGAATGATTCACAAGGCTCATAAGGGAGTTTTATACATTGACGAAATAGGTACAATGAGCATGAAAACTCAACAAGAGCTATTATCTGCTATGCAAGAGAAGAAATATGCAATCACTGGTCAAAGTGAAAACAGCAGTGGTGCTATGGTCCGTTCTCAAGCAGTTCCATGTGATTTTGTTCTTGTAGCTTCTGGAAATATCCAAGTTCTTGAAGGAATGCACATTGCAATGCGTTCAAGAATCAGAGGATATGGTTATGGGGTCTTTATGAAAGATTATATGGAAGACACCGAAGAAAACCGTAAAAAGCTTGTACAGTTTGTAGCTCAAGAAGTCAAGAACGACGGCAGAATTCCTCACTTTGCAACTGACGCTCTTGATGAAATTATTTTGGAAGCTAAACGTAGAGCAGGAAGAAAGAACGCTTTAACTCTTAGATTAAGAGAGTTAGGTGGTTTAGTACGTTCCTCAGGTGATGTTGCAATTGAAGAAGGTGCAGATTTGGTAACTGCTGAACATGTTGTAACCGCTAAAAGATTTGCAAGAACCTTAGAGCAGCAAATTGTAGACAGATCCATTATCCAAAGGAAAGAATACAGCGTATTCCATTCCTCAGGTGGAAAGATCGGTATGGTTAATGGTTTAGCTGTAATGGGTGATAGAAGCGGTATTGTCATGCCAATTGCTGCTGAAATGGCTCCGGCTAACAGCAAAAACGAAGGTAAGATCATCGTTACCGGTAAGCTTGGAGAAATCGCTTTGGATTCCGTTCAGAATGTAAGTGCAATCATTAAGAAATACACTCAAGTGGACATTTCCAATCACGACATTCACGTTCAGTTCCTCCAAAGTTATGATGGAGTTGAAGGGGACAGCGCAAGTGTTTCAATAACTGCAGCGGTTATCTCTGCTGTTGAAGGCATTCCGATAGACCAATCAATTGCTTTGACCGGTTCCTTAAGCGTACGTGGAGATGTCATGCCTATTGGTGGTGCAACCGCTAAGATTGAAGCGGCAGCTGAAGCAGGCATTAAGAAAGTTCTATTGCCTAAGTCCAATATGGAAGATGTCATGCTTGAGAAGAAGTATGAGGATATGATTGAGATAGTTCCAATCGAAACTATCGAAGACGTATTGGAAAATATTCTAATCAACGGAAGCAAGAAGGAAAAATTAATTAATAAAAATGAGAGAAATCAGTGGAGCAGTCACAAGCAAGGTCTCTACTGA
- the cobQ gene encoding cobyric acid synthase CobQ: MTKCLMIQGTASNAGKSLIVAALCRIYTKRGYKVAPFKSQNMSLNSYTTKENKEIAIAQVLQAKAANIEPTVDMNPILLKPKGESCSQVIIQGEAVGNKDFFRKYDKTKATQRDIDNNLMDDEDYRIIAKEAVIDSLNNLKEDYDIIIMEGAGSPAEINLREGDLANMGAAEIADANVLLVGDIDKGGVFASIAGTFLLLDDADRSRFKGVIINKFRGKQELLCSGIERLEEIIQVPVLGIVPYAENLQLPEEDSASLKEHNWTKEFKNNDDHIIIGVVKLPKIANFTDIDPFDTEDDVEVRMIEVHNYKDKIKDIDALILPGTRNSTEDIMELEKTGLAQEIRKLSNESKIPIIGICGGYQILGNKIYDKNHKESKLDEVEGLGLLDIESEFIRESKVVKQSIGRIEINDNITGLNNSDENNIFYEIFSKINGETVSGYELHEGTTNLISAKPLFKIEKGIGNNDNDQFDGAYSKNVFGTYFHGIFNNYNLRREFLNHLRKNKGLDEKTGEDPYETSVENSLEKLANIVEEALDMDYIDKLVFDE, from the coding sequence ATGACTAAATGTTTAATGATTCAAGGAACAGCATCAAATGCTGGAAAAAGTTTGATTGTTGCAGCACTTTGCAGAATATACACAAAAAGAGGATACAAGGTTGCTCCATTCAAGTCACAGAATATGTCTTTAAATTCATACACTACAAAGGAAAATAAGGAAATAGCCATTGCACAGGTTTTGCAGGCAAAGGCTGCAAATATAGAGCCTACAGTAGATATGAACCCAATTCTCCTAAAGCCAAAGGGAGAATCATGCTCACAAGTTATCATACAAGGAGAAGCAGTTGGAAACAAGGACTTCTTTAGAAAATATGATAAGACAAAGGCCACCCAAAGGGATATAGACAATAATCTGATGGATGATGAGGACTATAGAATCATTGCAAAGGAAGCTGTAATAGACTCATTAAACAATCTCAAGGAAGATTATGACATAATCATTATGGAAGGTGCAGGATCTCCTGCAGAAATCAACCTAAGGGAAGGAGACCTTGCAAATATGGGAGCTGCAGAGATTGCAGATGCAAATGTACTTCTTGTAGGTGACATTGACAAGGGAGGAGTCTTTGCATCAATAGCTGGAACATTCCTATTGCTTGACGATGCAGACCGCTCAAGATTTAAGGGAGTCATTATAAACAAGTTCAGAGGAAAGCAGGAATTATTATGCTCTGGAATCGAAAGGCTCGAAGAAATCATTCAGGTCCCAGTCCTTGGAATTGTTCCTTATGCTGAAAACCTCCAGCTACCAGAAGAGGACTCTGCATCCTTAAAGGAGCACAACTGGACAAAGGAATTTAAGAATAATGATGATCACATAATAATTGGAGTTGTAAAGCTTCCAAAGATTGCCAACTTCACAGACATAGACCCATTTGACACAGAAGATGATGTTGAAGTGAGAATGATTGAAGTCCATAATTACAAAGACAAAATCAAGGACATTGATGCATTGATCTTACCGGGTACCCGTAACTCCACTGAAGACATTATGGAACTTGAAAAGACCGGTTTGGCACAAGAGATAAGGAAACTGTCAAATGAATCCAAGATTCCAATCATCGGAATCTGCGGAGGATACCAGATATTGGGAAACAAGATCTATGATAAAAACCATAAGGAATCCAAACTTGATGAAGTTGAAGGATTAGGTCTTTTAGACATTGAAAGTGAGTTTATAAGGGAAAGCAAGGTCGTAAAGCAAAGCATAGGTAGAATAGAAATAAATGATAATATCACTGGTCTAAATAATTCCGATGAAAATAATATCTTTTATGAAATATTCTCTAAGATCAATGGGGAAACTGTAAGCGGCTATGAGTTACATGAAGGCACTACAAATCTTATAAGCGCCAAGCCATTATTTAAAATAGAAAAGGGAATTGGAAATAATGACAATGACCAATTTGATGGTGCTTACAGCAAGAATGTATTTGGAACCTATTTCCATGGAATATTTAATAATTATAATCTTAGAAGAGAGTTTTTAAACCATTTAAGAAAAAATAAGGGTTTGGATGAAAAAACTGGTGAAGATCCATATGAAACAAGCGTTGAAAATTCTCTTGAAAAATTAGCAAATATTGTAGAAGAAGCTCTTGATATGGATTATATTGATAAATTGGTTTTTGATGAATAA
- a CDS encoding thiolase domain-containing protein, producing MRDVAIIGASQTKFGELWDVSFRELISQAGLGAIEDANLSGADLEAMFVGNMSAGLFVGQEHIASLISDSMGMNPVPCTRVEAACASGGLALRQGIMAVASGYHDVVVAAGVEKMTDVVDATPAIATASDQEWEAQQGATFPSLYAMIAQRHMYEYGTTREQLAMMSVVNHKNASNNPNAQFPFEVTVDKVLNSSPVADPLTLLDCSPVSDGAAAIVICAAEKAKEYTDTPIYVRASAQSSGTIALHSRKDITTLDATIAASRKAYDMAGVTVKDIDATEVHDCFSINGLLAIEDLGFAKKGEGGKVLEEGQTNIDGDCPINPSGGLKARGHPLGATGIAQAAEIVWQLRGEAGKRQVDGAEIGMTHNVGGTGGTCAVHIFGRDLN from the coding sequence ATGAGAGATGTTGCGATTATTGGAGCTTCCCAAACAAAATTTGGAGAGTTATGGGATGTTTCATTTAGAGAATTAATTTCACAAGCTGGTCTTGGAGCTATTGAAGACGCTAACCTAAGCGGTGCAGACTTGGAAGCCATGTTTGTTGGAAACATGTCTGCAGGTCTTTTTGTAGGTCAAGAGCACATTGCCTCACTTATTTCAGACAGCATGGGAATGAACCCTGTTCCATGTACAAGAGTTGAAGCTGCTTGTGCATCTGGAGGATTGGCACTTAGACAAGGAATCATGGCTGTAGCTTCCGGATACCATGATGTTGTGGTAGCTGCAGGTGTGGAAAAGATGACTGATGTGGTGGATGCAACTCCGGCTATTGCCACAGCATCCGATCAGGAATGGGAAGCACAGCAAGGAGCCACTTTCCCATCATTATACGCCATGATTGCTCAAAGACATATGTATGAATATGGAACCACAAGGGAACAATTGGCTATGATGTCTGTAGTTAATCATAAGAACGCTTCAAACAACCCTAATGCTCAATTCCCATTTGAAGTTACTGTAGATAAGGTATTAAATTCATCTCCTGTTGCAGATCCTTTAACATTGCTTGACTGTTCCCCTGTATCAGACGGTGCAGCAGCTATCGTTATCTGTGCAGCAGAAAAGGCTAAGGAATACACTGACACCCCTATCTATGTAAGGGCATCTGCACAGTCTTCCGGAACCATTGCGCTTCATAGCAGAAAGGACATCACTACCTTGGATGCAACCATTGCAGCTTCCAGAAAAGCTTATGATATGGCAGGAGTCACTGTAAAGGATATTGATGCAACTGAAGTCCATGACTGTTTCTCAATCAATGGATTGCTTGCAATTGAAGACCTTGGATTTGCTAAGAAAGGAGAAGGCGGCAAAGTATTGGAAGAAGGTCAGACTAATATTGATGGTGATTGTCCGATTAACCCATCTGGTGGTTTAAAGGCAAGAGGCCATCCTCTTGGAGCCACTGGTATTGCTCAAGCTGCTGAAATTGTATGGCAATTAAGAGGAGAAGCAGGCAAACGTCAAGTGGATGGTGCTGAAATCGGTATGACTCATAATGTTGGTGGTACCGGCGGTACTTGTGCTGTTCATATATTTGGCAGAGACCTTAACTAA
- a CDS encoding hydroxymethylglutaryl-CoA synthase, whose product MAGIVGYGANVPSYRIKVEEIAKVWGDNPESISNGLIVNEKSVPSSDEDTATIAVSSARYALRRAQIDPQDIGAVYVGSESHPYAVKPTATIVAEAIGATPDMTAADLEFACKAGTAGIQAVMGLVDSGMIKYGLAIGADTSQGAPGDALEYTASAGGAAYIIGNKDTIADFGTTYSFTTDTPDFYRREGQPYPSHGGRFTGDPAYFKHVLGAAKGLLEKTDSKVEDYDYAIFHQPNGKFYLRAAKKLGFTPEQYKDGLLTPNVGNTYSGAVPLALSNVLDKAEPGDKIFIVSYGSGAGSDGFTLTVNDRIDEVRNLAPTTEEILSKKIYVDYAVYAKFKGKLRMA is encoded by the coding sequence ATGGCAGGAATTGTAGGATATGGGGCTAATGTGCCTTCATATAGAATAAAAGTAGAAGAAATTGCAAAAGTTTGGGGAGATAACCCAGAATCAATTTCCAATGGTTTAATTGTTAATGAAAAGTCAGTTCCATCTTCTGATGAAGACACTGCTACTATTGCAGTTAGCTCTGCAAGATATGCATTAAGAAGAGCACAAATTGACCCACAAGATATTGGAGCGGTTTATGTAGGTTCTGAATCCCACCCTTATGCAGTAAAGCCAACTGCAACCATCGTAGCTGAAGCAATCGGTGCAACTCCGGATATGACTGCAGCTGACTTGGAGTTTGCTTGTAAGGCAGGTACTGCAGGTATTCAAGCGGTAATGGGTTTAGTGGATTCTGGCATGATAAAATACGGTTTGGCTATAGGTGCCGATACCTCTCAAGGAGCTCCTGGAGATGCTTTGGAATACACTGCATCTGCCGGTGGCGCTGCTTACATCATCGGAAATAAGGACACAATAGCAGACTTTGGAACCACTTACAGTTTCACTACTGACACTCCTGATTTCTACAGAAGGGAAGGTCAGCCTTATCCAAGTCATGGAGGAAGATTTACAGGTGACCCTGCTTACTTCAAGCATGTCTTAGGAGCAGCAAAAGGATTGCTTGAAAAGACAGATTCTAAAGTTGAAGATTATGATTATGCTATTTTCCACCAGCCTAACGGTAAGTTTTACCTAAGGGCAGCTAAGAAATTAGGATTCACTCCAGAGCAATATAAGGATGGGCTCTTGACTCCTAATGTTGGAAATACCTATTCTGGTGCAGTTCCTTTAGCCCTTTCCAATGTATTGGACAAGGCAGAGCCTGGAGATAAGATATTTATTGTATCATATGGTTCAGGTGCAGGAAGTGACGGATTTACATTGACTGTAAACGACAGAATTGATGAAGTTAGGAATTTAGCTCCTACAACTGAAGAGATCCTCTCTAAAAAGATTTATGTTGACTATGCAGTTTATGCTAAATTCAAAGGAAAACTTAGAATGGCATAG
- a CDS encoding class I SAM-dependent methyltransferase produces the protein MSDEKMERVEDNELLINARKPEGELGDQLLDRMNKSHESLAQWGVSHLDISKDDIILDIGCGGGVNVERFLKMTENKVYGLDYSEVAVEKSKKLNQKAIEEGRCEVIQGSVSELPFDDEIFDIVTGFETVYFWPDFVNDLKEVRRVLKEDGIIFICNEAIPRDGDARQEELKELLDMNIYSDDELDQSLRQAGFSDLIIFDKSSSKVESKDVSGWICAIAKK, from the coding sequence ATGTCTGATGAAAAGATGGAAAGAGTGGAAGATAATGAATTATTGATTAATGCACGTAAGCCTGAAGGAGAATTAGGTGATCAATTATTGGATAGAATGAATAAGAGTCACGAATCTCTTGCACAATGGGGCGTAAGTCATTTGGATATCTCTAAAGATGATATCATTTTAGATATTGGATGCGGCGGAGGAGTCAACGTTGAAAGATTCCTTAAAATGACTGAAAACAAGGTTTATGGTTTGGATTACTCAGAAGTCGCTGTAGAAAAGTCTAAAAAACTTAATCAAAAAGCAATCGAAGAAGGCAGATGTGAAGTCATTCAAGGCTCTGTATCTGAATTGCCTTTTGATGATGAAATATTCGACATTGTAACAGGCTTTGAAACAGTTTATTTCTGGCCAGATTTTGTCAATGACTTAAAAGAAGTCAGAAGGGTGTTAAAGGAAGATGGAATAATATTTATCTGCAATGAAGCAATTCCTAGAGATGGGGACGCTCGTCAAGAGGAGCTTAAAGAACTTTTGGATATGAATATTTATTCAGATGATGAGTTGGACCAATCATTAAGGCAAGCAGGATTCTCAGATTTAATTATTTTTGATAAGAGCAGTTCAAAAGTTGAATCCAAGGACGTAAGTGGTTGGATTTGTGCAATAGCTAAAAAATAG
- the thsA gene encoding thermosome subunit alpha: protein MAQGQPIFILPEGTNRLLGRDAQRTNILAGKVLAETVRTTLGPKGMDKMLVDGLGDIVVTNDGVTILKEMDIEHPAAKMLVEVAKTQEDEVGDGTTTAVIIAGELLKKSETLLDMDIHPTIIAMGYRQAAEKAQEILDDIAIEDISREMLVKVAMTAMTGKGTEKAREPLANLIVDAVQQVADDGVVETDHIKIEKKDGAVVEESTLIQGVIVDKEKVHPGMPSELKDAKVVLINSPLEVKETEVDAEIRITDPAQMQAFIEQEEQMVRDMVNKVADSGATVLFAQKGIDDLAQHYLAKAGIMAVRRVKKSDIEKLAKATGATVVSNLDDLTEADLGSAGSVIQKKISGDDMIFVEECQEPKAVTLLVRGSTKHIVAEIDRAVDDAIGVVAATVEDGQVVAGGGAPEIAMAKKLKEYAQSISGREQLAVTAFAESLEIVPKTLAENAGLDSIDSLVDLRAAHEKSPYMGLNVFTGDVTDMKEEGVVEPKRVKKQAIQSASEAAEMILRIDDVIASSGTSAGDMPMDPGMGGMPPMM, encoded by the coding sequence ATGGCACAAGGTCAACCTATTTTTATTTTACCTGAAGGAACCAACAGATTATTAGGTAGAGATGCTCAAAGAACCAATATCTTAGCAGGTAAAGTATTAGCAGAAACTGTAAGAACCACTTTAGGTCCAAAAGGTATGGACAAAATGTTAGTGGACGGACTCGGAGACATTGTAGTAACCAACGACGGAGTTACTATCTTAAAGGAAATGGATATTGAACATCCTGCAGCTAAAATGCTCGTTGAAGTTGCAAAAACCCAAGAAGACGAAGTAGGAGACGGAACCACAACTGCAGTAATCATTGCAGGAGAACTCCTTAAGAAATCCGAAACCTTATTGGATATGGACATTCACCCAACTATCATTGCTATGGGTTACAGACAAGCTGCTGAAAAGGCTCAAGAAATCTTAGATGACATTGCAATCGAAGACATTTCCCGTGAAATGTTAGTTAAAGTAGCTATGACTGCAATGACTGGTAAAGGAACTGAAAAAGCTCGTGAACCTTTAGCAAACTTAATCGTAGACGCTGTACAGCAAGTTGCTGATGACGGCGTAGTTGAAACCGATCACATTAAAATCGAGAAGAAAGACGGTGCAGTAGTTGAAGAATCCACTTTAATCCAAGGTGTAATCGTAGACAAGGAAAAAGTACACCCTGGTATGCCTTCTGAATTAAAAGACGCTAAAGTTGTTTTAATCAACTCCCCACTCGAAGTCAAGGAAACTGAAGTTGACGCTGAAATTAGAATCACCGACCCTGCTCAAATGCAAGCATTCATTGAACAAGAAGAGCAAATGGTCAGAGACATGGTTAACAAAGTTGCAGACTCTGGCGCAACTGTTTTATTCGCACAAAAAGGTATCGATGACTTAGCACAACACTACTTAGCTAAAGCAGGAATCATGGCTGTAAGAAGAGTCAAAAAATCTGACATTGAAAAATTAGCTAAAGCAACTGGTGCTACTGTTGTATCCAACTTAGATGACTTAACTGAAGCTGACTTAGGAAGCGCTGGCTCTGTAATCCAGAAAAAGATTTCCGGTGATGACATGATCTTTGTAGAAGAATGTCAAGAACCTAAAGCAGTAACATTACTCGTTAGAGGAAGTACCAAACACATCGTAGCTGAAATCGACAGAGCTGTAGATGACGCAATCGGTGTAGTTGCTGCTACTGTAGAAGACGGTCAAGTTGTAGCTGGTGGAGGAGCTCCTGAAATCGCTATGGCTAAAAAACTTAAAGAATACGCTCAATCAATCAGCGGAAGAGAACAATTAGCTGTAACTGCATTTGCAGAATCCTTAGAAATTGTTCCTAAGACCTTAGCTGAAAACGCTGGTTTAGACAGCATCGACTCCCTTGTGGACTTAAGAGCTGCTCATGAAAAATCCCCTTACATGGGATTAAACGTATTCACTGGCGATGTTACTGACATGAAAGAAGAAGGTGTTGTAGAACCTAAACGTGTCAAAAAACAAGCTATCCAATCTGCTTCAGAAGCTGCTGAAATGATTTTAAGAATCGATGATGTAATCGCTTCCAGCGGAACCAGTGCAGGCGACATGCCAATGGACCCAGGTATGGGCGGCATGCCTCCTATGATGTAA
- a CDS encoding ImmA/IrrE family metallo-endopeptidase, giving the protein MVERANINPAMMLWARKRAGYINGFEEDLPKDIKSKYKSWESGEEKPTWTQLRKASKKFCLPSAFFFLEKVPEDDDFPKMINYRKLDADDIFENNSPSLIKQIRKSQSRREHYLDLLYELEENIPSFEIYEGSLNKKHVSNYIREKLGISLETQKTWIRKNKSKDSRHYNFLNKWKEIITRKIGVLIFESEGVALNEMRGLCIFHKEVPIILLNGKDSVNGRIFSLFHELTHLLLGQSAICGDDENIDEEIFYNAVAGEFLVPNEDLCKNTNADNMDTISNGAGGNYLNNQIKYNGEPYCAVVLEAYEKGIINGGEFSRFTNLNKKFIPFMFNRYLFS; this is encoded by the coding sequence ATGGTAGAAAGGGCAAATATTAATCCGGCAATGATGCTATGGGCTAGAAAGCGTGCAGGATACATAAATGGCTTTGAGGAAGACTTGCCTAAAGACATCAAATCAAAATATAAGTCTTGGGAAAGTGGAGAGGAAAAGCCTACTTGGACACAGCTTAGAAAGGCAAGCAAGAAGTTTTGCCTTCCTAGTGCATTCTTCTTTTTGGAGAAGGTCCCTGAAGATGATGATTTTCCAAAAATGATTAATTATAGAAAGTTAGACGCTGATGATATTTTTGAAAACAACTCCCCAAGCCTAATTAAACAAATAAGAAAATCCCAAAGCCGAAGGGAACATTATCTTGATTTATTGTATGAATTAGAGGAAAACATTCCATCATTTGAAATATATGAAGGCTCCTTAAATAAAAAGCATGTCTCAAATTACATTAGGGAAAAATTGGGAATCTCTTTAGAGACTCAAAAGACATGGATAAGAAAGAACAAGTCAAAAGACAGCAGGCATTATAATTTCTTAAATAAATGGAAGGAAATCATAACACGAAAGATTGGGGTTCTAATCTTTGAAAGCGAAGGAGTTGCCCTTAATGAAATGAGAGGATTATGCATATTCCATAAGGAAGTTCCTATAATCCTATTGAATGGAAAGGATAGTGTAAATGGAAGGATATTTTCCCTCTTCCATGAATTGACCCATCTTCTATTAGGCCAAAGTGCAATCTGCGGAGATGATGAGAATATTGATGAAGAGATCTTCTACAATGCAGTTGCAGGTGAGTTTCTTGTTCCAAATGAAGATTTATGCAAAAATACAAATGCAGATAATATGGATACTATTTCCAATGGCGCCGGTGGAAATTATTTGAATAATCAGATAAAATACAACGGAGAGCCTTACTGTGCAGTTGTTTTAGAGGCTTATGAAAAGGGAATAATCAATGGTGGAGAATTTTCCAGATTCACTAATCTAAATAAGAAATTCATTCCATTTATGTTTAATAGATATCTATTTTCTTAA
- the cas1 gene encoding CRISPR-associated endonuclease Cas1 yields the protein MGLIHIAVFLHFDRQKRTSLTFDLMEEFRQQLVDKVVFSLVNTKQISNDDLDKRNNSISLDVRKLIIGRVLDKVNSNINYEGENLSYAQIIDKQAKKIVNYLINGEKYTGFSLRW from the coding sequence ATGGGCTTGATTCATATTGCGGTTTTCCTGCATTTTGACAGGCAAAAGAGAACAAGCCTGACATTTGATTTGATGGAAGAATTCAGACAGCAATTAGTGGATAAGGTAGTGTTTTCATTGGTTAATACAAAACAAATCAGCAATGATGATTTGGACAAAAGAAATAACAGCATTTCACTTGATGTTAGAAAATTAATCATTGGCAGAGTTTTGGACAAGGTCAATTCCAATATAAATTACGAAGGAGAAAACTTAAGTTATGCTCAAATAATTGATAAGCAAGCTAAAAAAATAGTTAATTACTTGATAAATGGAGAAAAATATACTGGCTTTAGTTTAAGATGGTGA
- the cas1 gene encoding CRISPR-associated endonuclease Cas1: MKILIEGYNKSIHKRDNQILIMEKEGELEKINIKKIDDITIIGKGSITFDALRLISENNVRLMSIDYFGKINYTLEYPSNENIFLRKQQYKTSENHKGLIIAREMIMSKMINQKSTIKTLNKNKKLENVKIFERNINEAIKQIGSLRFGERTDIEKSKMKMMGIEGSASVDYWLAVNELLPKEIGFFSRNNRHPNDITNASLNYAYAILASEVNKALVINGLDSYCGFPAF, translated from the coding sequence ATGAAAATACTGATTGAGGGATACAACAAATCAATCCATAAGAGAGACAATCAAATTCTAATCATGGAAAAGGAGGGGGAATTGGAAAAAATCAATATAAAAAAGATTGATGATATAACAATTATCGGAAAAGGATCCATCACATTTGATGCCTTGAGACTAATCTCTGAAAATAATGTCCGGCTAATGTCTATAGACTACTTTGGAAAGATAAACTATACTCTTGAGTATCCGAGCAATGAAAACATATTCCTAAGAAAGCAGCAATATAAAACAAGTGAAAACCACAAAGGTCTGATTATTGCACGGGAAATGATAATGTCTAAGATGATTAATCAAAAATCGACAATTAAGACCCTTAATAAAAACAAAAAATTAGAAAATGTTAAGATTTTTGAAAGAAACATCAATGAAGCAATTAAACAAATTGGCAGTTTACGGTTTGGAGAAAGGACAGACATTGAAAAATCAAAAATGAAGATGATGGGAATTGAAGGAAGCGCCTCAGTGGACTATTGGCTTGCTGTAAATGAACTTCTGCCTAAAGAGATAGGTTTCTTCTCAAGAAATAACAGGCATCCTAATGATATTACAAATGCAAGCCTTAACTATGCCTATGCAATACTTGCAAGCGAAGTAAACAAGGCGCTTGTCATAAATGGGCTTGATTCATATTGCGGTTTTCCTGCATTTTGA
- the cas2 gene encoding CRISPR-associated endonuclease Cas2 encodes MKVLVSFEIKFKTNKEKIISILKHFGFRRMQENLYFGDVEYDELYAMQSDIMENIREYDSILTIPICKSCYLKLNVFGRNLSFKDELYKIF; translated from the coding sequence ATGAAGGTCTTAGTTTCATTTGAAATCAAATTCAAAACCAACAAGGAAAAGATTATATCCATTCTAAAGCATTTTGGCTTTAGAAGGATGCAAGAAAACTTATATTTTGGGGATGTCGAATATGATGAACTATATGCTATGCAGTCCGATATTATGGAGAACATTCGAGAATATGACAGCATACTGACAATTCCCATCTGCAAATCCTGCTATCTGAAGCTGAATGTATTTGGAAGAAATCTAAGCTTTAAGGACGAATTATACAAAATATTTTAA